GATAGTACTGAAGATTTAGAAGTAAAATATGGCGAATTGGACTTGCAAGTTAAAGGCTTTTATAGTAAAAATTCAACCTAAAGTAAAAATACAATTATACGGGAGAACAAAAATTCGGCTGTAGGTTAACAACGAGGAAAATTAGCCTGAATATTAATATTCAGCGAAAGCTTCAAGGCTTTACTGGCTCAAGAATGTAGCTCTTACTAAACAGAATGATGGTGATCCCCAATTATTTAAAAAGTATGAATACTTAATAAAATGCCCGGAAGTTATTACTGTCAAGAGCTAATTGACAGTAGGTATAAATTTTATTTAATGAAAAGTTAGGTAACTTTATCCTCAGTCTGCTAATATCGGAACTATTTCTACAATAAAACAATGTTCAAAATGCTTATTACTATTAAAAGCCCCTACCCACAAGGAGATGGAGATTTTATCAATTGTCAGTAGTTAGCCGTCAATTACAAAATTATGTTTGTAAATCAAGCCAACAAGGACTTGAGACATTCTAAAACTGACAACTAATACTATTCACTTCGATAGAATGACTAGGCATAACCTAAAAAATCCACAGCGCTTTTGACTAAGAGGCCCATGAATCAACTGAACAATGGTTTCACAATATTTCTGAGTCTGCTAGTCGAGGCGATGCCCTTTTTGCTGTTAGGGGTTCTATTCTCTAGTACGCTGCTATTTTTTGTGGATGAGCGCAATTTAGTAGAAAGAATGCCCAAAAACCCTGTCTTAGGTGCTTTAGTTGGCAGTATGGTCGGGTTTTTGTTGCCTGTGTGTGAATGCGGTAATGTACCAGTAGCGCGGCGTTTACTGATGCAAGGAGTACCGACACCTGTAGCAATTGGTTTTTTACTAGCAGCACCAACAATTAACCCTATTGTAATTTGGGCAACATGGACAGCATTTAGGGAGCAACCAGAAATAGTTGTTTTACGTGTAGTATTTTCGCTGTTAATTGCCACAATTATTGGTTGTGTTTTCAGCGTGCAAACAGACTTGCAACCAATAGTCCAACCTGCGATCGCTCGCTACTTGAAGTTTAATCCCCCAGCCGCGCCCGATGCAAAACGCCGGGGTAAACCGTCAGCAAAAGATAAAGGTTCATC
Above is a genomic segment from Nostoc sp. MS1 containing:
- a CDS encoding permease, which translates into the protein MNQLNNGFTIFLSLLVEAMPFLLLGVLFSSTLLFFVDERNLVERMPKNPVLGALVGSMVGFLLPVCECGNVPVARRLLMQGVPTPVAIGFLLAAPTINPIVIWATWTAFREQPEIVVLRVVFSLLIATIIGCVFSVQTDLQPIVQPAIARYLKFNPPAAPDAKRRGKPSAKDKGSSSMLRSGTYILGGRAGGMPTRLDTNLTPASDTSSNSKPFRDKMRLLLDNSIQELRELGAVMIIGSAIAAAIQVLAPRELILSLGSGPITSILVMLVLAVVVSICSTVDSFFALSFAATFNSGSLLAFLVFGPMIDIKSVGLMLSVFKPKTIFYLFSLAGLLTFLFTLFLNLHVL